CAACGTTCAGTCTTCAAAAGTAGCAATCATATTCAAAACGAGATTATCATTAATATCCCAAATAATTAGATTATCTAAAATAAACTTCTATTTTTGCAGAAAACGAGAGTAATAGGTCTATGTTAAAATCAACTATAATCACGCTGGCTGTAACTTTTTTGTTGTTGTTATCTTTTGATTCAACGGCGAAACGTCCACATAGGCGTCATGTAGTGCACAAAGCCGATTCAACTTCAATTCAAAAAGAAAGGTTCATCCTCGAAAAAGCGATAACCAATGTTGCTGATACTGTTGTTGAGAACATCATATCCTTCTCAAAGCAATACTTAGGGACACCTTATCGCTATAGCGGGACAACCTCTTCAGGTTTTGACTGTTCCGGTTTTGTTGGTCACCTCTTCAAATCAAAAGGTGTCGAACTTCCCCGAAATAGTTCGGCGATGGCAAAAGTTGGAGAAGCAGTTGACAAGAGTAGTCTACAACCAGGGGATCTTGTATTCTTTAAGGGCAGAGGAAGAAGAAGTGGCGTAGGGCATGTTGGCATGGTTGTTCAAGCTAACGATAGTAGCGTACTGATGGTGCACTCCTCAACCTCTAGAGGTGTCGTTGTTGAAGATATTACCAAATCGGCTTACTTTAAGAGACGGTTTATTAAGGCAAAACGAATAATGCCAAATCCAAATTCAAAGAACTAGATTAACAACCAATAATAAACAAGAAAGGCGCTTTAAAGCGCCTTTCTTGTTTTATTTCCGCAATAGCAAAGAGAAGACTACATGTCGCTTTCTCTTTCTCTTTCTCTTAGGTAAGCCTTAACCATTCTTATTTCACTATAAGAGCAATCGGCTCCTATCATATTCTTAGCATCGGACAAACCTTGTTCTGTATGGTTTTCAAAGTAGTTTAAAATCTTACCTACTTTATCAGAACTTATAATCTGGTAAATATCCAATTCCCCGGAAGCAACAAAATGAGAAAGATGCCCTTCTACTGTCGATACAACAATTCCCCGTTTACTTGCAATCTGCTCTACACTCAATCCCTCCTTAAAAAGTTCGAGGGAAACTCTTTTTGTATCAACCTTTTCAGCATTCTTCTGTTTTTTATCATTTGTTACAGAATATTCAATCTCGTACAATTTTTCATACGCCATTCCATTATCCTCACAATAGTCGGCAATAATATCGATTACCTCAGCACCAAATTGCTTAAGTTTCTTATCTCCAAAACCTCTTACTCCCTTTAAGTCAGCCATTTTTGTCGGCAACTTAAGAAGCAAGTCGTAAAGAGCCTTTTGAGAAAATATCATATAAATAGGTACATCAAGTTCTTCAGCCTTGCTCTCTCGCCACGACTTAAGTGCAAGATAAAGCATGGGATTAACAATGTTGGCAGGAGTCTTCGATTCAAAAGATTTTCTTTCAGTCCTGCTTGTCCCCTTATCAATTGAAGCCTTTGCACGAGCCTCCAAATAATTCTTAACCACAAACCCCGATTCTGAAACATTCAAGCATTGCAATTTAATTCGTGTTTCATCCTCCACCCGACGTATTGAATCCGTG
This window of the uncultured Acetobacteroides sp. genome carries:
- a CDS encoding C40 family peptidase, with the protein product MLKSTIITLAVTFLLLLSFDSTAKRPHRRHVVHKADSTSIQKERFILEKAITNVADTVVENIISFSKQYLGTPYRYSGTTSSGFDCSGFVGHLFKSKGVELPRNSSAMAKVGEAVDKSSLQPGDLVFFKGRGRRSGVGHVGMVVQANDSSVLMVHSSTSRGVVVEDITKSAYFKRRFIKAKRIMPNPNSKN